A single Arachnia propionica DNA region contains:
- a CDS encoding DUF2399 domain-containing protein has product MWLTLRSLRGAWELARGAEVFVCENPTVLEAAADRHGAASRPLVCTFGLPSQAAWELLTGLGDVRCHVRADGDVVGWRIVNQLRDRLPGAFTWRMPEGCTAYEEELLEDLLSDLKGDTLGP; this is encoded by the coding sequence GTGTGGCTGACCCTGCGGTCGCTCCGGGGCGCCTGGGAACTGGCCAGGGGCGCGGAGGTCTTCGTCTGCGAGAACCCGACCGTCCTGGAGGCCGCCGCGGACCGCCACGGCGCGGCGTCCCGGCCGCTGGTCTGTACCTTCGGGCTTCCCAGCCAGGCCGCCTGGGAGCTGCTGACGGGCCTCGGTGACGTCCGCTGTCACGTGCGGGCCGACGGGGATGTCGTCGGCTGGCGGATCGTGAATCAGCTCCGGGACCGGCTGCCCGGTGCGTTCACTTGGCGGATGCCGGAGGGCTGCACCGCCTATGAGGAAGAACTCCTTGAGGATCTGCTCTCCGACTTGAAGGGCGATACCCTGGGTCCGTGA